In Corynebacterium matruchotii, a single genomic region encodes these proteins:
- the rplQ gene encoding 50S ribosomal protein L17, whose protein sequence is MPTPKKGPRLGGSATNQKHILSNLAGQLITHGAIKTTDAKAKLLRPYVEKLITKAKRGTLSDRRNVLKKVPQKDIVARLFNELAPKFENRDGGYTRIVKLENRKGDNAPMSQISLVLEETVSAEASRAARVAASQQAEKPAEAAAADEQ, encoded by the coding sequence ATGCCTACCCCAAAGAAGGGCCCGCGGCTCGGCGGTTCCGCGACTAACCAGAAGCATATTCTGTCGAATCTCGCGGGCCAGCTGATTACCCACGGGGCTATTAAAACCACGGACGCTAAGGCGAAGCTGCTGCGTCCCTATGTGGAAAAGCTCATCACCAAGGCCAAGCGCGGCACGCTCTCCGATCGCCGCAATGTGCTGAAGAAGGTCCCCCAGAAGGACATCGTTGCTCGCCTTTTCAATGAATTGGCACCTAAGTTCGAAAACCGCGATGGTGGTTACACTCGCATCGTGAAGTTGGAGAACCGCAAGGGGGATAACGCCCCCATGAGCCAGATTTCTCTCGTTCTGGAGGAAACCGTCTCTGCTGAGGCTAGCCGTGCGGCTCGGGTTGCTGCTTCCCAGCAGGCCGAGAAGCCTGCCGAGGCTGCCGCAGCGGACGAGCAGTAA
- a CDS encoding DNA-directed RNA polymerase subunit alpha, translated as MLISHRPRLTEYPVDNSRSRFVIEPLEPGFGYTLGNSLRRTLLSSIPGAAVTSVKIDGVLHEFTTITGVKEDVSDILLNIKGLAISSDSDEPVVMYLRAEGAGEVTAGTIEPPAGVEIHNPDLHIATLNDQGRLEIEMVVERGRGYVPVSSSTTTNSGTTEIGRIQVDQIYSPVLKVSYNVEATRVEQRTDFDKLTIDVETKNSISPRNAFASAGKTLVELFGLARELNVSAEGIEVGPSPQETEHIAAYGMPIEELRFSVRSYNCLKRQEIHTVGELAECTESDLLDIRNFGQKSINEVKIKLAGLGLTLKDAPEDFDPTQLEGYDAETGDYIDTDPEDE; from the coding sequence ATGCTCATTTCACATCGCCCCCGGCTAACGGAATATCCAGTCGATAACTCCCGTTCGCGGTTTGTTATTGAACCACTGGAACCGGGCTTTGGCTACACCTTGGGGAATTCGCTGCGCCGCACCCTGCTGTCCTCCATCCCGGGGGCCGCAGTGACCAGCGTCAAGATTGACGGCGTGCTGCACGAGTTCACCACCATTACCGGTGTGAAGGAGGATGTTTCCGACATACTCCTCAACATCAAGGGGTTGGCCATTTCCTCGGACTCGGATGAGCCAGTGGTGATGTACCTGCGCGCCGAAGGCGCAGGTGAGGTGACTGCCGGCACTATTGAGCCGCCAGCTGGTGTGGAAATCCACAACCCGGATCTTCACATTGCGACGCTCAATGACCAGGGTCGCCTGGAAATCGAAATGGTGGTCGAGCGTGGCCGCGGCTATGTGCCCGTGTCCAGCAGCACAACCACCAATTCGGGCACCACCGAGATTGGTCGCATCCAGGTTGACCAAATCTATTCGCCGGTGCTGAAAGTCAGCTATAACGTCGAGGCCACTCGTGTGGAACAGCGCACCGACTTTGACAAGCTGACCATTGATGTCGAAACCAAGAATTCCATTTCGCCCCGGAATGCATTCGCTTCCGCCGGGAAAACCCTCGTGGAGCTGTTTGGTTTGGCCCGGGAGCTCAATGTGAGTGCCGAAGGCATTGAAGTTGGCCCCTCGCCGCAGGAAACCGAACACATTGCCGCCTATGGCATGCCCATTGAGGAATTGCGGTTCTCGGTACGCTCCTATAACTGCCTGAAACGGCAGGAGATCCACACCGTGGGTGAACTGGCAGAATGTACGGAATCCGACCTTTTGGACATCCGTAACTTCGGCCAAAAGTCCATAAACGAGGTCAAAATCAAGCTTGCCGGCTTGGGCCTGACCCTGAAAGACGCCCCGGAAGATTTCGATCCGACACAGCTTGAAGGATACGACGCGGAAACCGGCGATTATATCGACACCGATCCCGAGGACGAGTAA
- the rpsD gene encoding 30S ribosomal protein S4: MARYTGPVTRKSRRLRVDLVGGSKAYDKRPYPPGQAGRNRIKESEYLLQLQEKQKAKYTYGVLEKQFRRYYAEANRMPGKTGENLVILLEARLDNVVYRAGLARTRRQARQLVSHGHFLVNGKKVNVPSYRVSQYDIIDVRDKSHTMLWFEEATENLVDADKVIPAWLQVVPSTLRILVHQLPERAQIDVPLQEQLIVELYSK; the protein is encoded by the coding sequence ATGGCACGTTATACCGGCCCAGTAACTCGTAAGTCCCGCCGTCTCCGCGTCGACCTCGTCGGCGGAAGCAAGGCATATGACAAGCGCCCCTACCCGCCCGGGCAGGCCGGCCGCAACCGGATCAAGGAATCCGAGTACCTACTTCAGCTGCAAGAAAAGCAGAAGGCAAAGTACACCTATGGTGTGCTGGAGAAGCAGTTCCGCCGCTACTATGCCGAGGCTAACCGCATGCCCGGCAAGACCGGTGAAAACCTGGTGATCCTGCTGGAAGCCCGCCTGGACAATGTTGTGTACCGCGCAGGTTTGGCTCGCACTCGCCGTCAGGCCCGTCAGCTGGTTTCCCACGGCCACTTCCTGGTCAACGGTAAGAAGGTGAACGTTCCTTCCTACCGGGTGTCCCAGTACGACATCATTGATGTTCGGGATAAGTCCCACACCATGTTGTGGTTCGAAGAGGCAACGGAAAACCTCGTCGACGCTGACAAAGTCATTCCTGCCTGGTTGCAGGTTGTTCCTTCCACCTTGCGCATCCTCGTGCACCAGCTGCCCGAGCGCGCTCAAATCGACGTGCCGCTGCAAGAACAGCTTATCGTCGAGCTTTACTCGAAGTAA